The DNA region GATAGCCGCCGAGCGACAGGGCGATGACGTTGGCGCTGACCAGGGCCAGCCCGACGACCGGATCGAAGGCCGCTTCCCAGCGCTGGGCGTCCAGGCTGCTGTCCGAGGCGGCGGCTGCAAGGGCGGTCATCTGGCGATCGTTGAGCGTTTCCAGCCCCAGGGCACGCAGGGTACGGACCCCGCTCAGGGCTTCCTGCACGTGGTCGTTCATGCGGCCGAAGTGGCGCAGGGCATCGCCCCAGGCGCGGTGGATCTGGTTGGCGATGCGGCTGAAGCCCCAGGCCATGAGCGGGAAGGGCAGCAAGGCGGCAGCCGCCAGTCGCCAGTCGATGGCGAAGGTCATCATGCCGAGTACCAGCAGCAGGGTCAGCAGGCCGTCGAAACCGGCCAGCATGGCCTCGCCGGCGGCCATCTCCACGGAGTCGATGTCGTTGGTGGCGCGCGCCATCAGGTCGCCGGTGCGCTGTTGCTGAAAAAAGGCCGGGCCCTGATGGGCCAGCGAGCGGTACAGGCGGGTGCGCAGTTCGACACCCAGCTGGTAGGAGGCGGTAAACAGTTGCAGCCGCCAGCTGACGCGCAGACCGTAGATGGCCAGACCCATCAGCAGCAGTTCGCCCAGTGACAGCAACAGCGGGGTACCGTGCAACTGGCGCGCAGCCAGGGCATCGACGATATGTCCGACCTGACGCGGAATCATCACGGTCAGCATGCCGACCATCGCCAGCATCACGGCCGCCAGACAGTAGGCACGTCGGTGACGCAGAACGAAGGAATACAGCAGTCTGGACAGGGTCATGGTGCCTTGGCGGGGGGCGGGGATGGCTAAGCGAACATTCTATGCATACCTGAATGGAATGGCCAGTACGACTATTCGAATCCTTTTGGGCATTCATTGCGGCAAATCATGAGCGGATTCGCACTTTGGGTTGCTTGCCAGGGGGTGTTTATGATAATTAACTCAGACTGATTTTCGAAATCGAATCCTTATGAGCCGCTCACCCCGTCACGACAAAATCCTGCAACTGGTTCGCGAGAACGGCTTCATGCCGATTGAAGAGCTGGCGCGCATCCTGGCCGTCACGCCCCAGACCATTCGCCGCGACATCAACCAGCTGTGCGAAGACAACCTGCTGCGGCGCTATCATGGCGGGGCCGCGCTGGGCTCCAGTGTCGAAAACGAAGATTACTTTGCCCGCAAGGGCAAGCTGCAGAATGAAAAGGCGCATATCGCCGATCTGATCGCCGCCAGCATTCCCGACCATGCCTCCCTGTTCATGAGCATCGGCACCACCATCGAGGTGGTGGCCCAGGCACTGTCGGCGACGCACAAGGGCCTGCGCGTGATTACCAACAATATTCACGTGGCCTCGACCATGTCGGCCAATCCGGATTTCAACGTGCTGATTACCTCCGGGGTGGTGCGTGCCTCCGACGGCGGCATTACCGGGGTTGCCACGCTGGATTTCATCAATCAGTTCAAGGTGGATTACGCCATTCTCGGTGTCTCCGGCATTGAGGCGGACGGGTCGCTACTGGATTTCGATTATCGTGAAGTGAGGGTGGCGCAGGCGATGATGGCCAATGCCCGCCATCGCTATCTGGCAGCCGACCACAGCAAGTTCGGCCGTAATGCGCTGGTGCGCATGGGGCATATCAGCGAGTTCCACGTGATGTTCACCGATGCTCGTCCGCCTGAAGCGCTGACCAAATTGCTGGAGCAGCACAACGTTCGCCTGGTCATGGCCGACAGCTGATCCGGTTCAATTCTGATTGATGGGCACCACCTTACCTGGTGCCCTTTCCGAATTTTCTCCCTGTATTCCAAGCGAAATCCTCGTCGCAGTAGCTCCCTGCTATAATCCCGGCTTTACTGATTGCAACAGTCTGGCGCGCGGATGAACGTATTTTACGAAGAGAGTGGCAGTTTCAAGGTCGGCAGCATTGTGTCCAAAAGCGATGCCAGCTTCCAGGTGGATACCCAGCATGGCAAGCGGGCCAAGATCAAGGCTGCCAATGTCATTCTCGAGTTTGCCAGCCCGCTCGATACTTTTCTGACTCAGGCCGAGGCACTGGCCGAGGACATCGATCTGGATTTTCTGTGGGAGTGCTGCGGCAGCGACGAGTTTGCTTATGAGGATCTGGCGCGCGATTACTGGGGGCATGCCCCCTCTGCCGTCGAGGCGGCGGCCATTGTGCAGCGTCTGTCTTCGGCGCCGATGTACTTCTACAAGAAGGGCAAGGGGCGTTTCAAGGCCGCACCGGAAGAGGCGCTGAAGGCGGCGCTGGCTGGTGCGGAGCGCAAGAAGCGCGAGCAGGAGCAGATCAATCTGTGGGCCGGTGAGCTGGTGGCGGGCAAACTGCCGCAGGCAGTGGCCGACAAGCTGATGGCCCTGCTGTTCAGTCCGGACAAGAACAGTCTGGAGTTCAAGGCTTTTGACCAGGCTTGCAAGCAGAGCGGCCTGCCGCCTTTGCGCCTGGCCGACAAGGTCGGTGGCATCCGTTCGGTGCCGGAGTATCTGCTGGCCGGTTTCCTGATGGAGCATTTTCCCAAGGGCACCGGTTTTCATTACGCCGAGCCAGTGCAGCCGGTCGATGCGACGACCTTGCCGCTGGCCGAGGTCAAGGCTTTCTCCATCGATGATGCCGCCACCACCGAGATTGACGACGCCCTGTCGCTGACGCCGCTGGCCAATGGCAATCTGCGCGTCGGCATCCATATCGCGGCGCCGACGCTGGGCATCGCGGTCGGTTCCGATCTGGAGCGCATCGTCTACAGCCGGTTGTCGACGGTGTATTACCCGGGCGACAAGATCACCATGCTGCCGGACGAGGTGGTGCAGTCGTTTACTTTGCTGGAAGGGCAGAATTGCCCGGCGCTCAGTCTGTATGTCGAGGTGACGCCGGACTTCGAGCCGGTGGGGTACGAAAACCGCATCGAGTTGGTGCCGATTGCCGCCAACCTGCGTCATGCCGAGCTGGAGAAGGTCTTCAATGAGGACACCCTGCTGAATGATCCGGGGGTGGATTATGCCTTCAAGCGCGAGTTGATCTGGCTGTGGCATTTCGCCAATGCGCTGGAAAAGCGTCGCGGCAAGTTTGACCCGACCCGGGTGCAGCCGCTGGATTACACCTTTGCCATCGTGGATGGCAAGGTACAGATCACGCCGCGCAAGCGCGGGGCACCGATGGACAAGCTGGTGTCGGAGTTGATGATTCTGGCCAACAGCGAATGGGGCCGCATGCTGGGCGAGGCGGACATTCCCGGTCTGTATCGGGCGCAGAGCATGGGCAAGGTGCGCATGACCACCCGGCCGGAGCCGCATATCGGTCTGGGGGTGGCGCAATATGCCTGGTCGACCTCGCCGCTGCGTCGGGCTTCCGACTTTGTCAATCAGCGTCAGCTGGTGGCGATGATCCGGGGCGAAAAGCCGCCGTTCGAGCAGAACGATGCCATGCTGTTTGCCATTCTGCGTGATTTCGATGCCGCTTATTCGGCTTATCTGGGTTTTCAGGATCGCATGGAGCACTTCTGGTGTCTGCGCTGGTTCGGCCAGGAGGGGATCAGCGAGCTGACGGCCGTGTATCTGAAGGAAGATCTGGTGCGGGTGGATGGTGTCCCGCTGCGTCTGCGTGTCGGCGGTCTGCCGGAAATGCCGACGGGCACCCATATCCGCCTGGCGATTACCCGCATTGATGAACTGATGCAGGACATCGAGTGTCGCTATCTGGGGCCGGTGGCCGGTGAGGCGGCAGAAGTGGTGGACGGCGAAGAGGGCTGAGTGCCCGCGTCGGCGATCTGCCATGACAAAGAGGGCGCTGCGGCGCCCTCTTTCGTTTACCTGTATGGCTCAGAACAGATCGTCGACCGTGGTGCTGGCTTCCTTGAGCTCGTCGGCGCTGGCCTGCAGTTGTTCGCGGGTGATACCCAGTTGTGTCAGGGCGCTGTCCGGCAGCAGCTTGAAGACGGTTTCGCTGTCGATTTGCTGGTTGAAGTCGCGCACGATCTGCTTGGCCAGTCCGATGACGGTGGCCAGCGGGGCCTTGCCTTCCTTGCCGTCGAGCGGGTATTGCTGGCCGATGGCGGCCACGATCTGCTCCGGGAAGCTCCAGCGCCAGGCCAGTTCGGCACCGACCTGGGTCGAATCGACGCCGAGCAGTGCGCGCTCGATATCGATACGATTCGGGCTGTCACCTACCTTGCGCTCGATCTCGGGGGTGACGCCCGGGGCGGCCAGGTGCAGCACCAGCTCGCCGATGCGTGCCAGCAGGCCGCAGGTGAAGGCCAGTTGCTGGTTCTGGTGGCTGAGGCGCGCCAGTACCTTGGCGGTATTGGCAATCTCGAAGCAGCCTTTCCAGAAAGTCTTGAGATCGAAGTTGGGGATGTTGGCGGTGGTGCCGGTGATGCCGGAGGCGATCACCAGCACGCGCAGGGTATCGAAGCCCAGAATGATCAGGGCATCATCCAGCGAGCCGACGCGCCGGCTGCCGCCGAAGCGGGCGGTATTCGCCAGGCGCAGTACCCGGGCGGTGAGCACCTGGTCATGACCGACGGTTTTGGCGATCTCTTCGTTGTTGATGACATCGGCACTGTTAAAGCTGTTGACCAGCTCCTGGACAACCTTTGGAATCATCGGCAGTTTGCCGGATGCTTTTTCAAAAACCTCTGCCACCTGCATCATCGATCTCCACGAAAAATGGCTGTGTGTCTATTGAGATTAGGCAACCATGCGGCGAATGCAAATCCAGATAGCATATCGAGGCCGGGTCAGACAGCCGGAAAATGACTGGGATGCGGGTAAGTGGCTGTTGGATAAGAAAAAAGGGTGGCTGTCGCCACCCTTGGTTTATTGCGCGGTTGTCTGACTTAGCCGCCGATCTGGCTGGCGGCACGCGCCAGTTCGGTGATGCGGTCCCAGTCGCGCGCGGCCAGGGCATCGCTCGGGGTCAGCCAGGAGCCGCCAACGGCCAGTACATTGGGCAGGGCCAGGTAGTCGCTGGCACGGGCCAGATCGATCCCGCCGGTCGGGCAGAAGCGCAGGTTCGGGAAGGGGCCGGCCAGCGACTTCAGCAGCTTGATGCCGCCGACGGCTTCTGCCGGGAACAGCTTCAGAACCGAGAAGCCTTCGTCTTCGGCGCGCATCGCTTCCGACGGGGTGGCGACACCGGGCAGGAAGGTCAGGTTGGCGGCACGGGCGGCCGAGGCCAGTTCCGGGGTCAGGCCCGGGCTGATGCCGAACTGGGCGCCGGCATCGACACAGGCTTCGACTTGTGGGCGGGTGCGCAGGGTGCCGGCACCGACGATGGCGTCCGGCACTTCGTCGCGCATGCGACGGATGGCTGCCAGTGCGGCCTTGGTGCGCAGCGTCACTTCCAGCACGCGGATACCGCCAGCAACCAGCGCGTGGGCCATGTCAACGGCAATCGCCGGATCGTCGACCACGATGACCGGGACCACCGGCCCCTGACGCAGCAGGGTAATTGCATCCATTACATTTTCTCCCATTGTGGAAGGGCAAAGCTGGTTGCGCCTTCTTCTGCCGTGGTGGCAGTGTTGCGGAAGACCGCGAACAGCTCGCGGCCCACGCCGTATTCATTATGGTGCAGGTCGGCATCGCTTTCCGTGCGCAGCGCCCATTCTTCGGCATCGACCAGCACCTGCAGGCGGCCCTGAACGGCATCGACGCGGATCAGGTCGCCATCGCGTACCTTGGCAATCGGACCGCCCTGAGCAGCTTCCGGACTGACATGGATCGCTGCCGGGACTTTGCCCGAGGCGCCGGACATCCGGCCGTCGGTGACCAGCGCCACCTTGAAGCCGCGTTCCTGCAGAATGCCCAGCGAGGGGGTCAGCTTGTGCAGTTCC from Paludibacterium sp. B53371 includes:
- the eda gene encoding bifunctional 4-hydroxy-2-oxoglutarate aldolase/2-dehydro-3-deoxy-phosphogluconate aldolase: MDAITLLRQGPVVPVIVVDDPAIAVDMAHALVAGGIRVLEVTLRTKAALAAIRRMRDEVPDAIVGAGTLRTRPQVEACVDAGAQFGISPGLTPELASAARAANLTFLPGVATPSEAMRAEDEGFSVLKLFPAEAVGGIKLLKSLAGPFPNLRFCPTGGIDLARASDYLALPNVLAVGGSWLTPSDALAARDWDRITELARAASQIGG
- a CDS encoding DeoR/GlpR family DNA-binding transcription regulator; translation: MSRSPRHDKILQLVRENGFMPIEELARILAVTPQTIRRDINQLCEDNLLRRYHGGAALGSSVENEDYFARKGKLQNEKAHIADLIAASIPDHASLFMSIGTTIEVVAQALSATHKGLRVITNNIHVASTMSANPDFNVLITSGVVRASDGGITGVATLDFINQFKVDYAILGVSGIEADGSLLDFDYREVRVAQAMMANARHRYLAADHSKFGRNALVRMGHISEFHVMFTDARPPEALTKLLEQHNVRLVMADS
- a CDS encoding ribonuclease catalytic domain-containing protein codes for the protein MNVFYEESGSFKVGSIVSKSDASFQVDTQHGKRAKIKAANVILEFASPLDTFLTQAEALAEDIDLDFLWECCGSDEFAYEDLARDYWGHAPSAVEAAAIVQRLSSAPMYFYKKGKGRFKAAPEEALKAALAGAERKKREQEQINLWAGELVAGKLPQAVADKLMALLFSPDKNSLEFKAFDQACKQSGLPPLRLADKVGGIRSVPEYLLAGFLMEHFPKGTGFHYAEPVQPVDATTLPLAEVKAFSIDDAATTEIDDALSLTPLANGNLRVGIHIAAPTLGIAVGSDLERIVYSRLSTVYYPGDKITMLPDEVVQSFTLLEGQNCPALSLYVEVTPDFEPVGYENRIELVPIAANLRHAELEKVFNEDTLLNDPGVDYAFKRELIWLWHFANALEKRRGKFDPTRVQPLDYTFAIVDGKVQITPRKRGAPMDKLVSELMILANSEWGRMLGEADIPGLYRAQSMGKVRMTTRPEPHIGLGVAQYAWSTSPLRRASDFVNQRQLVAMIRGEKPPFEQNDAMLFAILRDFDAAYSAYLGFQDRMEHFWCLRWFGQEGISELTAVYLKEDLVRVDGVPLRLRVGGLPEMPTGTHIRLAITRIDELMQDIECRYLGPVAGEAAEVVDGEEG
- a CDS encoding HDOD domain-containing protein, with the translated sequence MIPKVVQELVNSFNSADVINNEEIAKTVGHDQVLTARVLRLANTARFGGSRRVGSLDDALIILGFDTLRVLVIASGITGTTANIPNFDLKTFWKGCFEIANTAKVLARLSHQNQQLAFTCGLLARIGELVLHLAAPGVTPEIERKVGDSPNRIDIERALLGVDSTQVGAELAWRWSFPEQIVAAIGQQYPLDGKEGKAPLATVIGLAKQIVRDFNQQIDSETVFKLLPDSALTQLGITREQLQASADELKEASTTVDDLF